One window of Macrococcus sp. 19Msa1099 genomic DNA carries:
- a CDS encoding DUF805 domain-containing protein, with product MENNMSIKDAFIAFWTKGFTFTGRARRREVWLNILANIIIGLILTIVVLLLEIMTGGRYHVMDHYGFVAGTIFPYITTIPTMAQASRRLHDINMSGKIAIVITVLSAILSFITEQMTGTFPVNLDTISLPIILITLFTVLGGLFLFIINFIKGNEGDNKYGKDPKRM from the coding sequence ATGGAAAATAATATGTCGATTAAAGATGCATTTATAGCATTCTGGACGAAAGGATTCACATTCACAGGACGCGCACGCCGCAGAGAAGTCTGGCTGAATATACTTGCGAACATCATTATTGGATTGATTCTTACAATCGTAGTCTTGTTGCTTGAGATAATGACTGGCGGACGTTATCATGTGATGGATCATTACGGATTTGTAGCAGGTACGATATTTCCATATATCACTACTATACCAACGATGGCACAGGCAAGCCGCCGATTACATGATATTAATATGAGCGGTAAAATTGCAATCGTCATCACAGTATTATCAGCAATCTTAAGTTTTATCACAGAACAAATGACAGGCACGTTTCCGGTAAACTTAGATACAATATCATTACCAATTATATTAATTACGCTATTCACAGTTCTTGGAGGATTGTTCTTATTTATCATCAATTTCATTAAAGGTAATGAAGGCGATAATAAGTATGGCAAAGACCCGAAACGCATGTAG
- a CDS encoding SLC13 family permease, which translates to MIMRESIVSASYLQFFSKKNQTPGYTKVQLIGLIFGPLLFLLFNFLIQLEGLTPAARFVLASTLWIATWWITEPIPIPITSLLPLVLFPMGQIMDGNKVAANYGNDIIFLFLGGFILAIAMEKWNLHTRLALNIINKIGTTTSKIILGFMMATGVMSMFVSNTAAVMIMIPIGLALIKEAEVLSQNNASESLQKFEKTLVLAIGYAGTIGGLGTLIGTPPLILLTGQMKAIFGYEVSFGQWMLVGVPSVIVLLLLTWAYLNYVAFKTDMTELPGGQAVIERELNKLGKITREEIIILCIFLFAAFLWIIRGFVFVNIPALKMIQDGSIAMFISILLFLIPTKRQQGRIVDWSIAKEIPWGVLLLFGGGLALANAITTSKLDAWLSNQLILLKGLPIILIITITVLFVLFLTEITSNTATATMILPLLAALAISIDVHPLALMVPAAMGANCAFMLPVGTPPNAIVFGTGKVTIREMATTGFWLNLISCVIIVIAVMVLLPIVFGFDITPFPASLK; encoded by the coding sequence ATGATTATGAGAGAAAGTATCGTATCTGCAAGCTATCTGCAATTCTTTTCTAAGAAAAATCAAACACCAGGGTATACGAAAGTTCAACTGATTGGTTTAATTTTCGGTCCATTGTTATTCCTCTTATTTAATTTTCTTATCCAGTTAGAAGGTTTAACACCTGCTGCACGCTTTGTCCTTGCCTCAACACTGTGGATTGCAACGTGGTGGATTACTGAACCGATTCCAATTCCAATAACCTCACTTTTACCACTTGTCTTATTTCCGATGGGTCAGATTATGGACGGTAACAAAGTCGCGGCAAACTATGGTAATGATATTATCTTCTTATTCCTAGGAGGTTTTATTTTAGCGATTGCTATGGAGAAATGGAATCTGCATACGAGGCTCGCGCTGAATATTATCAATAAAATCGGGACAACAACTTCTAAAATTATACTTGGATTTATGATGGCAACGGGCGTAATGAGTATGTTCGTCTCTAACACCGCAGCGGTTATGATCATGATACCGATTGGACTGGCATTGATCAAAGAAGCCGAAGTGCTCAGTCAGAATAATGCATCAGAATCATTACAGAAGTTCGAGAAGACACTTGTGCTCGCAATCGGCTATGCAGGTACGATAGGTGGACTGGGGACATTGATTGGAACACCGCCACTTATTTTGCTTACGGGTCAGATGAAAGCAATATTCGGATATGAAGTCAGCTTCGGACAATGGATGCTCGTTGGTGTCCCTTCAGTTATCGTCCTCTTATTACTTACGTGGGCATATTTAAACTATGTAGCGTTTAAGACAGATATGACAGAATTACCAGGAGGTCAAGCGGTCATTGAACGTGAACTGAACAAGTTAGGAAAGATTACACGAGAAGAAATTATCATCTTATGTATCTTCTTGTTTGCAGCATTCTTATGGATTATTAGAGGGTTCGTATTCGTGAATATCCCTGCCCTCAAAATGATTCAGGATGGTTCAATTGCAATGTTCATATCGATATTATTATTCTTAATTCCGACAAAACGCCAGCAAGGCCGCATCGTTGACTGGTCGATTGCAAAGGAAATCCCATGGGGTGTGCTGCTATTGTTTGGTGGAGGATTAGCGCTAGCAAATGCAATTACCACAAGTAAACTCGATGCGTGGCTGAGCAATCAGCTGATTTTGCTAAAAGGATTACCGATTATCCTGATCATCACGATCACTGTCTTATTCGTACTGTTCTTAACCGAAATCACATCAAATACAGCAACTGCAACAATGATTTTGCCATTACTTGCTGCACTTGCAATATCAATAGATGTACATCCACTCGCATTAATGGTCCCAGCTGCGATGGGTGCGAACTGTGCATTTATGTTACCAGTAGGTACACCTCCAAATGCTATCGTGTTTGGAACAGGTAAAGTGACGATTCGAGAGATGGCAACTACCGGTTTCTGGTTAAACCTAATCAGCTGTGTCATTATCGTTATTGCTGTGATGGTATTGCTGCCAATCGTCTTCGGCTTCGATATTACACCATTTCCAGCTTCATTAAAATAA
- a CDS encoding TIGR04104 family putative zinc finger protein — translation MNRCKKCNYPYRYEDMFKASWQLFTNVKVPCPKCAHTHYISEKQIAKIYLHLFVVNLIIMMAVNLFHLHSYVLLTLYIVSLVLLIIFFPLLHRITEYPDSFSSKSIQ, via the coding sequence TTGAATCGATGTAAGAAGTGCAATTATCCTTATCGGTATGAGGATATGTTTAAAGCATCATGGCAGCTCTTTACCAATGTTAAAGTGCCGTGTCCAAAATGTGCGCATACTCATTATATATCTGAGAAACAGATTGCTAAGATTTATCTGCATCTTTTTGTAGTAAATTTAATAATAATGATGGCAGTTAATCTATTTCATCTGCATTCGTATGTATTACTTACGTTATATATCGTTTCTCTTGTTTTATTGATCATCTTCTTTCCGTTACTTCATAGAATTACAGAATATCCTGATAGTTTCTCAAGTAAGTCTATTCAATAG
- a CDS encoding TrkH family potassium uptake protein — MKKKKSNPYLVIISSFIIFLAIGTLLLALPIAQRQPTSFIDCLFIATSAFTVTGLATIDITANFNTFGHIIIMILVQAGGLGIITLAMIVFIMLGRKVGLKSRSLATEALNQQNLGGILRLVLTLLLISLLFESIGAVLLALEWVPLLGIRRGLFNSFFTAVSAFNNAGFALHSDNLVQYQTNPLTNFIITTLIILGGLGFTVILDLYQKKKFSHLRLHTKIMIFGTIIINAFATLSIYLLEMNNLKTLGGHNTFDQFQMAYFQAITTRTAGFNTIDIGALQTPTILLMMLFMFIGGGSTSTAGGIKLTTAVVIFFGTISYIKQREQINLFKRAIDTKNLFKSFAIVVLSSTFIFIITLALVIAEPDLPFLAVMFEVISAFGTVGLTMGITAKLSVIGKLLIILMMMIGKIGVLTIVLTFSKPQKALYTYPKEDVLTG, encoded by the coding sequence GTGAAAAAGAAAAAAAGTAATCCATATCTCGTGATTATCAGTTCGTTCATCATCTTCTTAGCTATCGGGACATTGCTGCTGGCACTTCCGATAGCACAAAGACAGCCAACATCATTTATTGACTGTCTGTTTATTGCAACCAGTGCATTTACGGTGACAGGACTTGCAACGATAGATATTACAGCAAATTTCAATACATTTGGTCATATTATCATTATGATCCTTGTACAGGCTGGCGGACTCGGGATCATCACATTAGCGATGATCGTCTTTATCATGCTTGGTCGTAAGGTAGGACTGAAAAGCCGTTCATTGGCTACGGAAGCTTTGAACCAGCAAAACTTAGGCGGCATATTACGTCTTGTTCTTACACTGTTACTGATCAGTCTTCTATTCGAGTCAATCGGCGCTGTACTGCTGGCACTTGAATGGGTCCCTTTGCTCGGGATTAGACGTGGATTATTCAATAGTTTCTTTACTGCGGTAAGCGCATTTAACAATGCCGGATTTGCACTTCACAGTGATAATCTCGTGCAATATCAGACAAATCCTTTAACTAACTTTATTATCACTACATTGATCATTCTTGGAGGATTAGGATTTACTGTTATTCTTGATCTCTACCAGAAAAAAAAGTTTAGTCATCTTAGGCTGCATACGAAAATCATGATATTCGGCACAATCATTATTAATGCGTTCGCGACACTGTCCATCTATTTACTTGAAATGAATAACCTTAAGACGCTCGGTGGCCATAATACGTTCGATCAGTTTCAGATGGCTTACTTCCAGGCTATTACGACAAGAACAGCAGGATTTAATACTATAGATATTGGTGCACTACAAACACCGACCATCTTACTGATGATGCTATTCATGTTTATCGGAGGCGGATCGACATCAACTGCCGGCGGGATTAAGTTGACGACAGCTGTCGTTATCTTCTTCGGGACAATCAGTTATATTAAACAACGTGAACAAATCAATTTATTCAAAAGAGCCATCGATACTAAAAATCTTTTTAAAAGCTTCGCAATTGTCGTATTGAGCTCTACCTTTATATTTATCATCACTTTGGCGCTTGTTATCGCAGAGCCTGATCTGCCATTCCTTGCAGTAATGTTCGAAGTCATATCAGCATTCGGCACAGTCGGATTGACGATGGGCATCACAGCGAAACTCTCTGTTATCGGAAAGCTGCTCATTATTCTGATGATGATGATTGGTAAGATCGGTGTATTAACCATCGTGCTGACATTCTCTAAACCACAGAAAGCGCTCTATACGTATCCGAAAGAAGATGTACTGACGGGGTAG
- a CDS encoding helix-turn-helix transcriptional regulator, producing MIIVRLDRVMADRKVKLNELSEMVDVSVANLSNLKTGKVKAVRFSTLEAICKALDCQPGDLFEYVENDSGK from the coding sequence ATGATAATAGTGAGATTGGATAGAGTGATGGCAGATCGTAAAGTGAAGTTAAATGAACTATCCGAGATGGTAGATGTGAGCGTTGCAAATCTATCGAACTTAAAGACCGGAAAGGTGAAAGCCGTGCGTTTCTCTACGCTTGAAGCTATATGTAAAGCGCTAGATTGTCAACCGGGAGATTTGTTTGAGTATGTGGAAAATGATTCAGGTAAATAA
- a CDS encoding metalloregulator ArsR/SmtB family transcription factor produces MCDVYLFDEHKVSRVKANMEVVDLAPMLSIYKALADKNRLSICYSLLLEEKLCVCDLANIIGATVATTSHHLRYLLKSHIVSVEKKGKNAFYELKDDHIKTLIRTALAHGDEDDEE; encoded by the coding sequence ATGTGTGATGTTTACTTATTTGATGAACATAAAGTATCACGTGTAAAAGCGAATATGGAGGTTGTTGACTTAGCGCCAATGCTTTCGATTTATAAGGCATTAGCTGATAAAAATCGTTTGTCAATCTGCTATAGTTTGCTGCTTGAAGAGAAATTATGCGTGTGTGATCTGGCAAACATTATCGGCGCGACTGTCGCTACGACGAGTCATCATCTCAGATATTTGCTTAAATCACATATTGTAAGCGTCGAAAAAAAGGGTAAGAATGCATTTTATGAACTGAAAGATGATCATATTAAGACGTTGATAAGAACAGCGTTAGCACATGGAGATGAGGACGATGAAGAATAA
- a CDS encoding metallophosphoesterase family protein, with translation MNYFIVGDVHGCFFTLKKIMKHWKKGEEQLIFVGDYINKGCNSRDVVYYIRKLCNMYPDTVCIKGNHEYKMVQYMMQHTPKSEMKENYRRTLTHYPLKKFDRDIEWMHRLPLYYENEVLYVSHAGVNWLNFRKFSTESSWCVLRYRGKLKHMHKLQVIGHTPTESGKPEYDKKRNILNIDTGAGNYEHLCAVRINKHGKLVDSYLEKIMDEDKY, from the coding sequence ATGAATTATTTTATTGTTGGAGATGTACACGGTTGTTTCTTTACCTTGAAGAAAATCATGAAGCACTGGAAAAAAGGCGAAGAACAGCTTATCTTTGTCGGAGACTATATTAACAAAGGCTGCAATTCGAGAGATGTAGTCTATTATATTAGAAAGCTGTGCAATATGTATCCGGATACGGTGTGTATTAAAGGGAACCATGAATATAAGATGGTACAGTATATGATGCAGCATACACCAAAGTCAGAGATGAAAGAAAACTACAGAAGGACGCTCACACATTATCCATTGAAAAAATTCGACAGGGATATTGAGTGGATGCATCGTTTACCGCTTTATTATGAAAATGAGGTACTGTATGTATCACATGCCGGCGTAAACTGGCTGAACTTTAGAAAGTTTAGCACAGAGAGCAGTTGGTGTGTACTGCGCTACCGTGGAAAGTTGAAGCATATGCATAAGCTGCAGGTGATAGGACATACGCCGACAGAAAGTGGTAAGCCGGAGTATGATAAGAAACGTAATATACTCAACATCGATACAGGTGCGGGGAACTATGAGCACCTATGTGCAGTGCGTATTAATAAACACGGCAAACTGGTAGATAGTTATTTGGAGAAAATTATGGATGAAGATAAATATTAA
- a CDS encoding heavy metal translocating P-type ATPase → MKNKEVYRLEGLSCTNCAAKFQDNVKAIPGVEDVTLNFGAAKLEVTGDASIEALEAAGKFDNIKVRPAHIKRVNKVPFYKKRENIPFILSAIIFLIGMLCSLNFGEDHTVTRVVFIIAILVGGYHLFIEGVKGLFKLNFDMNVLMTVAIIGAALIGELQEGAMVVVLFAISEALEGYAMEKSRAGIASLIDISPDVALIAREGKFIEVDVDSIMPGDIVKVLPGKKIPVDGVVTDGQSNINQASITGESIPVHKQEGDTVYSGTLNESGQLTVRVTKRNDETKLAQMIHLVEEAQSEKAPTQKFVDRFAKYYTPIIMLIALMVIVVPPLFGGDFNHYLYQGLSVLVVGCPCALVISTPVAIVTAIGRAAKEGMLIKGGVHLENAGHIGTVAFDKTGTLTKGTPAVVSRRDFEADQKDDIIYTLEKEAGHPLSRAVVDSLEVRTLVPVTDYEVVTAKGVKGVFDGVEYRIGQRSFFDLSDDAQKEIENMHETGATMVLFGTVNRIYSVFFIKDTLREEAESVIRTLEQMNIDTVMLTGDHKSVAETIGKEIGLTQVHAGLLPEDKLDIIKDYQQHGRVAMVGDGVNDAPALAQADVGFSMGGAATDTALETADIAFMKDNLDDLPRVIQLSKRTLKIIKQNITFALGLKLLAILLVIPGWLTLWIAIFADMGATILVTLNSLRLLKRK, encoded by the coding sequence ATGAAGAATAAAGAAGTGTATCGCTTAGAAGGTTTGTCATGTACAAATTGTGCAGCGAAATTTCAGGATAACGTGAAGGCAATTCCAGGTGTAGAGGATGTCACTTTAAACTTTGGTGCGGCCAAGCTTGAAGTTACTGGAGATGCATCCATTGAGGCGTTAGAAGCGGCAGGTAAATTCGATAACATCAAAGTGAGACCGGCCCATATTAAACGTGTTAACAAAGTTCCTTTCTATAAGAAGAGAGAGAATATACCGTTTATATTATCGGCAATTATATTTTTGATTGGGATGCTATGTAGTCTGAACTTTGGTGAGGATCATACAGTAACGCGTGTTGTGTTCATCATTGCGATATTGGTTGGGGGTTACCATCTATTTATCGAAGGAGTAAAAGGTCTGTTTAAATTGAACTTTGATATGAATGTACTGATGACGGTTGCTATCATTGGTGCAGCGCTAATTGGTGAATTACAAGAAGGCGCGATGGTCGTTGTACTCTTTGCGATAAGTGAAGCGTTAGAAGGGTACGCGATGGAGAAATCCCGTGCAGGTATCGCTTCGCTTATTGATATCTCGCCAGACGTTGCGCTTATAGCACGTGAAGGTAAGTTTATTGAAGTGGATGTAGACAGCATTATGCCTGGTGATATCGTCAAAGTACTGCCTGGTAAGAAAATACCAGTAGACGGTGTTGTAACCGATGGACAAAGTAATATTAATCAGGCGAGCATCACTGGAGAAAGTATTCCTGTACATAAGCAGGAGGGAGACACTGTGTATTCAGGTACGCTGAATGAATCCGGTCAGTTGACAGTCCGCGTAACTAAACGAAATGATGAGACGAAACTTGCACAGATGATTCATCTTGTAGAAGAAGCGCAGAGCGAGAAAGCGCCGACCCAGAAGTTCGTCGATAGATTTGCGAAATATTACACTCCGATTATTATGCTGATTGCATTAATGGTTATTGTGGTACCACCGCTCTTTGGAGGCGATTTTAATCACTACTTATATCAAGGGTTGTCAGTGCTTGTTGTTGGATGTCCTTGTGCACTTGTAATATCCACGCCAGTAGCAATCGTAACAGCGATTGGACGCGCAGCAAAAGAAGGAATGCTCATTAAAGGGGGCGTGCATCTCGAGAACGCTGGACATATTGGCACCGTTGCTTTCGATAAGACAGGAACTTTGACGAAAGGAACACCTGCTGTTGTGTCAAGAAGAGATTTTGAAGCAGATCAGAAGGATGACATTATCTATACACTTGAAAAAGAGGCTGGACATCCACTCAGTCGTGCCGTCGTCGACTCGCTTGAAGTGCGCACGCTCGTTCCTGTAACCGATTATGAAGTGGTTACTGCTAAAGGTGTAAAAGGCGTATTCGATGGTGTTGAATACCGAATTGGGCAACGTTCTTTCTTTGATTTATCTGATGATGCACAAAAAGAAATAGAAAACATGCATGAAACAGGTGCAACGATGGTGCTCTTTGGAACAGTCAATCGAATTTACAGTGTGTTCTTTATTAAAGATACACTGAGAGAAGAAGCAGAATCAGTCATTCGTACCCTTGAACAAATGAACATTGATACTGTCATGTTAACAGGGGATCATAAGTCAGTTGCTGAAACAATCGGCAAAGAAATCGGATTAACACAAGTACATGCGGGATTATTGCCTGAAGATAAACTGGATATCATTAAAGATTATCAGCAACATGGACGTGTTGCGATGGTTGGAGATGGTGTTAACGATGCGCCCGCACTCGCTCAAGCTGACGTCGGTTTCTCGATGGGCGGGGCCGCAACAGATACCGCATTAGAAACAGCGGACATTGCATTTATGAAAGATAATCTTGACGATTTACCCCGTGTGATTCAACTGAGCAAACGTACATTGAAGATTATTAAGCAGAATATCACGTTCGCACTTGGCTTAAAGCTACTTGCGATACTACTCGTGATTCCAGGATGGCTCACATTATGGATCGCAATATTCGCGGATATGGGTGCAACGATATTAGTGACACTGAATAGTTTGAGATTGTTGAAAAGAAAATAA
- a CDS encoding NAD(P)/FAD-dependent oxidoreductase, with the protein MNNKHYDVIYIGSGHAAWHGALILNQMKKRVAIIEKDKIAGTCTNYGCNPKILLEGPFEAIESLKHYGDIVDTLPQVNWSKLMDYKRETINPMHEGLEQIFKDQGIDIIKGEGLLKDAHTVSVDGTEYHAKFIVLATGQRSHVLDIEGKELMHNSTDFMELDTFPERITFLGGGYISIEFASIAAKMGSEVSVIGHSDTVLKQYHQPYVQKLVKKLEDEGVTFHLNIDVNKLEQTEDGLKFTDDKGFELYTDYVVDATGRVPNVEGIGLEQVGVDYDKHGIKVNKFMQTSVPNIYASGDVVSKKTPKLTPTATFESNYIALNILGNDADKKKFPLKALKLLPIKYPAIPNVVYSLPRIAHVGMTVEEAERKSGYKVKTIKFGEQLEFQYKHERDAEMKVILDGRNRLKGAVIYGSAADDLINMLTLIIEKKMSGREVNKLIVAFPSASSGVIQLLGMHMMGVDIDL; encoded by the coding sequence ATGAACAATAAACATTATGATGTGATTTATATCGGAAGTGGTCATGCAGCATGGCACGGCGCACTTATCTTGAACCAGATGAAGAAGCGTGTAGCGATAATTGAAAAAGATAAGATTGCTGGTACGTGTACGAACTATGGGTGTAATCCTAAAATCTTATTAGAAGGGCCATTTGAAGCGATTGAGTCTCTCAAGCATTATGGTGATATTGTAGATACGCTCCCTCAAGTGAACTGGTCGAAGTTAATGGATTATAAACGCGAGACGATTAATCCGATGCATGAAGGATTGGAACAAATCTTCAAAGATCAGGGCATTGATATTATCAAAGGTGAAGGGCTGCTGAAAGATGCACACACGGTGAGCGTTGATGGAACAGAATACCACGCGAAATTCATCGTGCTTGCAACGGGACAGCGCAGTCATGTACTAGATATTGAAGGTAAGGAACTCATGCACAACAGTACCGACTTTATGGAGCTGGATACGTTCCCTGAACGCATCACCTTCCTGGGCGGTGGTTATATCAGCATCGAGTTCGCTTCAATTGCTGCGAAGATGGGCAGTGAAGTATCGGTGATTGGTCATTCTGATACTGTGCTGAAGCAGTATCATCAGCCATATGTACAGAAACTGGTCAAGAAGCTGGAAGATGAAGGTGTGACATTCCATCTGAATATTGATGTCAATAAGCTTGAACAGACAGAGGATGGTTTGAAGTTCACTGACGACAAAGGCTTTGAACTGTATACAGATTACGTTGTAGATGCAACAGGACGTGTACCGAATGTGGAAGGTATCGGATTAGAGCAAGTGGGTGTGGATTACGATAAGCACGGTATTAAAGTCAACAAGTTCATGCAGACATCTGTGCCAAATATCTATGCAAGTGGAGATGTCGTTAGTAAGAAAACACCTAAATTAACACCGACGGCAACATTCGAATCAAACTATATTGCGCTCAATATACTAGGTAACGATGCGGATAAGAAGAAGTTCCCGTTAAAAGCATTGAAACTCTTACCGATTAAATATCCTGCAATCCCGAATGTGGTGTATTCGCTGCCAAGAATCGCGCATGTGGGGATGACCGTCGAGGAAGCGGAACGTAAATCAGGGTATAAAGTGAAAACTATTAAATTTGGGGAACAGCTGGAATTTCAGTATAAACACGAACGTGATGCGGAAATGAAGGTTATCCTTGATGGAAGAAATAGATTAAAAGGTGCGGTTATCTATGGCAGTGCCGCAGACGATCTTATTAATATGCTCACACTGATTATCGAGAAGAAGATGAGTGGTCGAGAAGTAAATAAGCTGATTGTTGCATTCCCGAGTGCATCAAGTGGTGTTATCCAACTACTAGGTATGCATATGATGGGCGTTGATATCGATTTATAA
- a CDS encoding DUF2975 domain-containing protein, translated as MNENSVGRFKGLLKVMDIIYLIGIVLAAIGTVVLAGLTILISTLSEETLNKFLQADNSKIMLSIGGVDYEFTKSFIGEQLAVNKGLLISLLIIAILNAVIFLLMMWFARKLIHAFSKNEVFSNRNGKFIETIAILFIFVGHSYKMMVTLISVFIDKSLNLSHYLIDTDVINKVSYNLFNLDWNVILIAVTIWFIGRAFRYGAYLQGEYDATV; from the coding sequence ATGAATGAAAATAGTGTGGGTCGTTTTAAAGGATTGTTAAAGGTGATGGATATCATTTATCTCATTGGTATCGTGCTGGCAGCCATAGGAACTGTTGTCTTAGCTGGACTCACGATACTTATTTCTACTTTATCAGAAGAAACTTTAAACAAGTTCCTACAAGCAGATAACTCCAAAATAATGCTGAGTATTGGCGGTGTGGATTATGAGTTCACTAAAAGTTTTATAGGAGAGCAACTCGCAGTTAATAAAGGCCTTCTGATTAGTTTATTGATTATTGCAATATTAAATGCTGTTATATTCTTATTGATGATGTGGTTTGCAAGAAAATTAATCCATGCGTTTAGTAAGAATGAAGTATTTAGTAATCGTAATGGCAAATTTATTGAGACAATCGCGATACTGTTTATATTCGTAGGGCATTCATATAAAATGATGGTTACACTGATCAGTGTATTTATTGATAAATCACTGAACTTATCTCATTATTTAATAGATACAGATGTCATCAATAAAGTGAGTTATAATTTATTTAATTTAGATTGGAATGTTATATTAATTGCAGTGACAATCTGGTTTATCGGAAGAGCGTTCAGATACGGGGCCTACCTTCAAGGTGAATATGATGCAACAGTTTAG